From Zea mays cultivar B73 chromosome 3, Zm-B73-REFERENCE-NAM-5.0, whole genome shotgun sequence:
TTCCTGAGTCTTGTTGAATCTTAACCCAAATCCCTATTGCATAAATATATGAGCCCAGGCGCCAGGTTTGGCATCGGGGGTGATGAGGATGTGGCGGGAGAAGGGTTCTGCTCTCGTGGTCGCGTGCTGGGGCACGGATGCCAAGGATGGCCACCTCGCCGGCGGCAGCCCGCGACATCGACCTTGCTAGGGCGCGCAGATGGAGGCGGTGGTCATCGAATCTAGGTGGTGGTCCACGGACATGAGCCTAGGCGCCGCCGTGGCCCCACGCACGCTGCTGCGGTTGGTGTCGAACGACGCGCGCGACACCATCCACGTCCATCTCCGCTGATCTCGGACGGGGGCATGGTGGCGGCTcaaacggggggggggggggcgcggtcGTGGATGGAGCGGAGGGGGCACATGGGGCGCGGATCTCGGACGAGGGCGTGTCAGCGTCTCGAGCGGGGGCGGCGAGTGGCCGAGAGCGAGGGGGCACAGGGGGTGCCGATCTCGGATGGGGGCATGGCGGCAGCTCGAGCAAGGAAGGGGCGGGCCGGCGAGTGGTCGAGAGTGAGCCGCGTCGAGATCATGGTGGCGGCCCAACGACCGTGTCCGGCGCGATCTGGTGAAGCCGAGTAGGTTGGGGCCTCCGAGTGAAGAAGCGAGACGAGAGGAacggagagagagggagggggagagggcgacgaCGTCGGTTCCAGAGAAGGAGAGGTTGCTCGTGGCTATCGTGGGAGGACGGGAGCGCAGCCGATGGATCGCGAGCGGCTACCGTGCCACGGACGGTCCGGATCAATTAAAGGCAGAACGAcagactactcttaccttcttaataagtagtatagattaaTCTACCATATGGTATTGCAGCCAAGAGTTGGGAGGGACTTGCTTCTATTGTTCTTGTGATTTCTTGGACCTACGAAAGAGATCTATGAGATCCCTTAGTTCATGCTATAGACTCTTGAGTCTTTTGCGTCTATCAGTTCTAGTTTATGGTTTTGCAATTGTTCGGAAAATGAGTCGAGATCATCATGGTTTCAGTGTCTCTCCATCGCTTGGTCACATTCAACCTTGGCCGGTATAAAACCATTTAGGCTACTATTTGTAATATCTACCTCGTTTTTGCTTACCTACTTTCATGAAGATCGACCACCCTCgagtccccctccccctccattaggccttgttcgtttacatCAGATTGTACCCGGAATCATTccggctaatcaaagtttatataaattagagaagcaatctggctcggaatcgttccgacccaccaatccgacacaaacgaacaaggccttagtcgGGTTCTATCCACGTGCCCTAATTAGAGGCGCAACAATCCATGGTAGAGCTGCTAGAGCAGGTGAAGTTAGAATGTTTAGAAGAAAAGGTTGAACGTAAATCAATATTTAATGAATTTGTAGATGATGTATCTCCACCAAACAGAGCCTCGTGATGGGCAGCCCAATCTGTTGACATCCCAAAACGGCCCATGTTGAAGTACCATGTAGGCCTCATAACCATACCGCACCAAACTCACTCTCAATCCCCCAACCCAACAAGACACGAACGACCACGACGGAGGGCAGCGATCTCGGTTTTTACCCAAAGACGAAGCCGACGATAAGGAGAACAGAGACTCCGGCGAGCCCCAGCCACGGTGAAGCCGCGCGAATTGCAGGAGCGAAGCAAAGGAGATGCTTCTCGAGGAGCTGCTCCGGTGCCAAATCCACGAGTGGTACCCGGCCTTCCGTCGCCACTCCATCCCCACCGTCATCATCCCGCTCCCCGCCGCCTTCCTCCGCTACCTCGCCGGCCAGCGGGCCTACCCCAACGCCGACGCCGACGCTGAAGATGGCGCTGATGAGGAGCCACTACCGTTCCTCCTTCCGGCGATAACTTCCGGCCGCCAGCCCTTCGCGCCCATCCACGCGCACCACCCCGACCCCGACTCTCTCCTCAACTCCGACTTGTTCTTCGGCTCCAGCAGCGAAGACGTCTTCGACCCCGACGCCGACCACCCGCTCCGGCCGGAATTCCCGGAGCTGGAGGTGGCCATCGACGCCGCCATCGCCGAGCTAGGCGGCGCCGCGCTCCCCAAGCTCAACTGGAGCGCGCCCAAGGATGCCACCTTCATGTCTGCCGATGGCACGAGTCGGTGCACGTGCTTCGCCGAGGTTGCCATGCTGCTCCGCTCCTCCGACTGTGTAGCCCACGACCTTGCCTCCGCGCGACAATCATGCAAGGATTTCGTGCGCCCGGAGGGTGCTCGACGGAATGCCCAAAAAGTTAGTGCCGGTTCTGAGGAAGGTGCTCGACCAAATGCCGATGGGATTCGTGGCTGCGAAGGCACCAATGGAGCACCAAGTAATTCAAGCAAGACAGGTGCGGAGGGAGGCAAGACAAATGATGGGGACTGTGATGTTGAAGATGCAACCGAAGAAGAACATAACGAGAATACTTGGGTGGACGATGGGTTCCAATACTACCTTGCCCTCCGCAAGTGGTACCCAGGCCTACGCCCTGAGTCAGAGTTCCGATGCTTCGTTCGGGAGCAGAAGCTGGTTGCTGTGTCCCAGAGAGACCCATCAGCTTACTACCCATCACTGCCTGGATGGAGTTCCGAGGTGCAACCGAAAATTGAGGCTTTCTTCAACGAAGTGATTGAGCCACAGTTTGCTTCAAACAATTATACGTTTGATGTGTATGTGAGGACAGATGGGCGAGTCAAGCTCATAGATTTCAATCCATGGGGTGGTTATACCTTGCCGCTGCTGTTTACTTGGGAGGAGCTTGAGGAGAAGGGGAGAGGGTCTGAGCTGGAGTTTCGGGTGGTCATGCAGCAGGGTGCAGTGAGGCCAGGATTGATGACAGCTGTGCCATATGATATGCTGGATTGGGGTGAGGGGAGTGGCTGGGATGTTTTTCTGAAGAAGGCTGACGAGGAGCTTGACAGACAGATATGAACTCCCTGGATGGTGATTCATGATTGTGGTTCGAAAAAAAAGTCTTAATTATGCTGTAGGCACACAATTTAAAGTGATGACTGCTGTTTTTTTTACCTGCTACTGTGCTACATACTAGCAGTCACCTCCTTTCTTAAAATTGCTATGCAGTCTCTTGCCATTTAtacttttctctttttttttgttACTATTATGGTGCTACTTAGCTGTCAATGCAGATCACCTCTTAAGGCCTCGTTTGGAACCTCTAAAACTAATAATTAACTACTAAAAATTAGTTGTTGGGTTTCAAACACCATCAACTAATACTACAGCTAATTGTTAGCTACCTCACAGCTAACAATTAGTTCATTAGCGGGCTCAATCCAGCTAATAatttattagctagctaactattagctctagagttccaaacaggacctTAGTCTGATTGCGTCATGTGTTAGTTGGAACCTCCCAGATAATTCGTATGTGGTTTTTAGTGGAGCTGATGTTAAGTAAAAATCTGCAGAAATGCATTTGCAGTGAAACTTGTAGCCCTTTTGCCCAGCTGTAATGAATATCCCTTATCTTTCATGGTTGATTATCATTGCTCTTTATATCTACCCATTCATGTGAGAACTTTAGTTAAGGACTGAGATAACAATTCATCGTGTTAGCTAAGTTTAGTTTCTTCTTGCTAACTTACACTATGAACCTCATGTCAGTATCTGTACTTGTGAAGGAGATTTAGGTCAATCTGCAGCACTAGtcatcccccccccccccagaaTAAATCATCATCAGCCTATTCGCTTGGCTTTAATCTATACCGGTTTCTACTGTTTCTACAATATTTTTGTCTTTACAGATTGCAGCTACAGCAGTCCAAACAACCTGTTTTAATCCGAAGCGAACAGTCACTGCTTGAATTGGACCTTAACAGCTTAGAATAGTAGAGTCCTATCAGGTTGGCCTACTAAAACTTGTGATGCATTTACTATGATGGAGCTGGAATTGGTTTCTAGTTATGTGTGCAATGATTGATAGGTAGTTAGCCCCGCGTAGAACTCTTGGTTGGCCAACTAGGTATGTTTGTTTGGCTTAAATCCGTACCAGCTTCTACTTATACAGTGTTTTTGTCTCTATAGATTACAGTTGCAGCAGTTCAAACAGCCGGCTTTAACCCGAAGTGAAATTTTGAGATACAGTAATGGAATAGGTAATGATTTCTGGTCATGCATGCAAAAATGTTGTGCAGAATACTAGAGGATATGTTTAACCTATAAACTCTGCTAGCACGTATGTTTTTTATCTCTTTGCAATTACATCTAATGCTATATCTGAACTCAGTTAACTTTGTTGAAAAGTTGAAACAAAATCATTTGAACTAGTCATTAATCGGTTGCATGATGAACTTTCTTTGCGTGTGGATGACTTTCAAGGACCTCTATGCTCAAAATATATGAGGTCCCATATTGGTCCTATACTTAGACCGTGTCCAGTAGTTCACCCATATGGTCATTCAAAACTATGTTTTGCATTATTATTGACTGTATTGTTCGTATAGTGAAATTTAAATATGGGTATAGAAATAGATAAGCTGTTGGAGATGGCATACAGTATGAATGTATGATGGGTTATTTGGTGATCCTACCTACAGCAGTATGAGCAAACTTATGGTTCATTGTCCCCTGTATATTTGAACTGAGGCCCACCTGTTGCTTTGGTGGTGGGCTCCAAGTTTAGTTAAATTTTAAGCTAGTTGTTTGGACCTAACTTCACTAAAGGCTAGTTTGGTGACAAGGGAATTGGAAGGAGGAAATCCCTCCAATTCCCTTGCCACCAAACCAGCCCTAAAGCGTATTACGTATTTACTACTAAGTTTAAAGCTGTAAATTAGCGAGAATACCTTTGGCCTATAGGAAATAGGTTTGCAATGGGTGTAGTTTTCAGACTCAGATGACATGTTCTATGCGGTATGTGTGTGGAACTAGTGCAGCATATTTTGTTCGTGCCAGTTAACTGAACGTGTGAAAAGAAGAGTTGCTGGAGAAGCTGGTCTTCATGTGTAGATTCATACTTTGTGAAATGTGAACTTTCTTCAAGTACCAATAACTCTGAGTATAATGGGTGGGTTATCCTTTTGAGAAATATTGGTTGGGAGTTTGGGCCGTTGCAGTATTGATGTACTATCATTGAGCAGAAAATCTGGTGATGACGTGATGTAATGCAAGATGCGTATTTTGGCTAGTGCACATTGTATTGCTGTGGTTACATCATATTATTATCTGAATGTTGACTATTGTAAGACTGGACTCCTAGTCAACAAGCAATCATTTGAGGTGACTTGGAATGAAATGCCAACTGATCACCTGTCCTGCCGATTTCCCTATGGTATTCCTTAGCACTCTAAGAATTTATATTTTGTTTGCTTTAGGATAGAGTGAGTTGTACCCTGCTGGTGGTGACAGTTGTTGAGTAAACGAAATCAATAGAAGCCCCAGATCAAGATCTGGTTTGTGTGACAAGGTGGAGTTATTGCAATCTTAATGATTAATCATAGTGATTAAGTTCATTGTCAGCGTCCAGAACAAAGCTTCTCCAATGATGGCGAATAATACACCCCCAAGTTCATTGTCATTCCTGAAGTCCTGCGCATGGGGGGCAAGCTCAATGGTGACTAGGCTCAAGGCTTATgaccagggggggggggggggggggccttATACCGGATCTTCCGGCACGACACCAGCACGGCCTCGGCACCGCATGTGCCCTCATCAGTTCTCACATGTGGCATCTAGCGATTAGGTTTTTTTCCATCGCATCTGGTATCGAACAATCATCATC
This genomic window contains:
- the LOC100276597 gene encoding uncharacterized protein LOC100276597, encoding MLLEELLRCQIHEWYPAFRRHSIPTVIIPLPAAFLRYLAGQRAYPNADADAEDGADEEPLPFLLPAITSGRQPFAPIHAHHPDPDSLLNSDLFFGSSSEDVFDPDADHPLRPEFPELEVAIDAAIAELGGAALPKLNWSAPKDATFMSADGTSRCTCFAEVAMLLRSSDCVAHDLASARQSCKDFVRPEGARRNAQKVSAGSEEGARPNADGIRGCEGTNGAPSNSSKTGAEGGKTNDGDCDVEDATEEEHNENTWVDDGFQYYLALRKWYPGLRPESEFRCFVREQKLVAVSQRDPSAYYPSLPGWSSEVQPKIEAFFNEVIEPQFASNNYTFDVYVRTDGRVKLIDFNPWGGYTLPLLFTWEELEEKGRGSELEFRVVMQQGAVRPGLMTAVPYDMLDWGEGSGWDVFLKKADEELDRQI